Genomic DNA from Aphelocoma coerulescens isolate FSJ_1873_10779 chromosome 31, UR_Acoe_1.0, whole genome shotgun sequence:
CCCCCGGTGTCACTGTCACCCCCCCGGTGCCACcttatttatgtgtgtgtgtcccccccTTTTTTATACATTCCCCCCCCTTGTACACGACCCCCCAATAaacccccccgagacccccggggacatttggggacattcgAGAGGAACACGGGGACATCCTggggggggtcacggggacaCTCTGGGGGGGTCACAGCACGAAGGGGCCCAGCCTTGTCGCGGTGTTTTATTGTTGCCGCAGCCCCGcgagtggatttgggggggggggtcccccatttcccacccccccGGAGCgaggggggggctcggggggtgcggtttgggggggctgtgggaggggCAGAGCCCCCCCTGCCCCATTTACAGCAGTTACAGACATTTCACCTCAATTAacgttaaaaaaataaaagggggggggggaacaagCTTGGGGGGCCCCCCCGGGGGAGCAATTTTGGGGTTCAGCCCCCCCCACACTTTGACTGGGGGGGGCACAGACAGACGTCACTGTGAGgttggggggacagggacaagttTGGGGGGGTGGGCGGAGTTTGGGTGGGGGGAGAAGATGAGCTTGGAGTGGGGGGGCACCGCCGGgtacccccaaattcccccccccccaccccggggtTTATTCCGGCTTCTTCTTGGCCAGGCCCGGGAGCTTCGCCTGGATCCTACGAGAGAAGGGGGTGGAAAGATGatttgggagggggggggagggcacaaggatttgggggagagggggtcCCGAGgatctgggggggtccccaggatttggggggggccccgggggcaCCTACTTGGCCACGAGCTCCTTGGTCTGGCGGCGGACGAGGCCCATGTAGCGATTGATCTGCACCTGGAGGGGGGAACGGGGGGGTTTCAGGGGCGGCCCCCCCTTTTTTGAGGGTGTCCTACTTCTTTCTAGGGGTGTCCCACTTCAGTTTGGGGGTTCCCCtttaatttgggggggttctcaGTTTGGGGCTCACCTCGTATTTCTCGTAGAGCGGCGGGAGGGTGAAGGCCAAGAGGTCGGCTGGGGAgaaacgggggggggggtcggggttATTTGGGGGGGAACCCCCACCTTCggtgctgattttgggggtcaccacccccaaaaatcaaCCTTCTGGGGGGGTCgttttggggagggaggaggggcgGCCAGGCCTGGCTCTCaccgaggatgaggagggtgaTGCCGTTGAAAACGGCTCCCACGTAGGTCATCAACCACATGGTCATGGCGAGCTGGGGGGGCACaggagaggtttgggggggtcctgggggggggtcccagggctggggggaggaggaagagggggaggaaggcTCCGAACCTCCAGGGAATCCACCAGATCCTCCACCAGGAAGAGGCGGATGAGCAGCTGCAGGCCCTGGTTCAGGTGCTGGGCCACCACGGCCGCGTGCGCCTGGAAGGTCTCGGGGGACAACGTCACGTCCAGGTCCAGGTAagctctggggagggggggggacaggtgaggggggaccccactgaaccccaaaatcctcctccagcccctccccgaATCCCAAAATCTGCATCTACGCCCCGAAATCTGTGTCTCAAAACCCCGAAATTCCCTTCCAAGCCCAACCcctggggggtcttgggggacAGGGTCAGGTCCAGGTCAGGGCTGAGGCtgggaaaccccaaaacccctccctacaccccaaaatcctccttgACACCCCTttggaccccaaaatccccatcctcaccccaaaccccaacccttCCCCTGCAAACCAGCATCGGGCGCATCGCCCCACGGTGACACCGCTGTCCCCAAACGGGGGCTGGGGGCGTCCCCAGGCTCCTACCCCCCCtaagtggggctggggggagccccaaaagccccacccccccccgaaatggggctggggggagcccCAAAAGCCCCGCTCACCGGAAGGGGTGCCCCTCCTCCGACTTCTGCAGGGCCTGCACCACGGCCTTGTAGACGCGCAGGCTGATGGTGACCGAGAGCAGGGCCAGCGCCACGTGGGCCACCACGGTGACCGCGCTGAGCgtggccagggacagcagcagcaccaggctggCGCCGAAGGCCACCGCGCTCTTCCTCACGTCCCGCCAGAACAGCAGGTCCCGCACTGCTGGGACAGCCGGGGGGGACAAcgggggggacaatggggacaccgggggggggacaatggggggacaatgggggggacacacaggggacatggggggacaacGGAGACACGGGGGGGGACAACGAGGGGGACACACAGGGGTCGCACAGAGGACACGGGGGGGatacggggggacacgggggggacaatggggggacacaggggacatggggggacaacggggggacaatgggggacacacaggggacaATGGgaggacacaggggacacgagggggggacaatgggggacACACAAGGGACACGGGGGGAGACAcaaaggggacacggggggacacacaggggacaatgggggacacacaggggacaatgggggacaatggggggacacacaggggacaATGGGAGGACACAGGGGACATGAGGGGGGACAATTGGGGACACACAAGGGACACGGGGGGAGACAcaaaggggacacggggggagacacaggggacatggggggacacaggggacaacGGGGGGACAacggggggacaatgggggacacacaggggacaCGAGGGGGGGAGAATgggggacacacaggggacacggggagacaCACAGGGGACAATGGGGGACAACGGGGGGACACACAGGAGATGAGGGGTGGACACAGGGAGTCacacaggggacacggggggacacacaggggtcacacaggggacacgggggggacacaaaGTGGGGACACAGAGAGGGACAAGGAGGGGTCACAGGTGGTCCCTGTGTcatcccccacccccatccAGCACCAGGACAAAATTCACCACGATTTGGCCCAAACTGAGCTCGATGCCACCTCCCCACCCCCCGCCAAACATCCACTAATTACCCCCTCATTAAAACAATCCCCTTCGTTACGCACAAGCCTTAATTACGCCCCCTCCAGTAAAAACAGGTGTTAATTAACCCCCACCCCGAGCGTGCCGGCGggtttggccccaaatccctggattttACCCCAAAACAAGGCGTTCGTGCACCTCCAGCCCCCAGCagcattttggggtggggtctctcccttccccccccttaACTCCTCTCTTTTTGC
This window encodes:
- the RTN3 gene encoding reticulon-3 isoform X2 — protein: MADSAAQFSLVSSTSSTTSVSSCSSSSARPQLGGCTGGGSMSCAVRDLLFWRDVRKSAVAFGASLVLLLSLATLSAVTVVAHVALALLSVTISLRVYKAVVQALQKSEEGHPFRAYLDLDVTLSPETFQAHAAVVAQHLNQGLQLLIRLFLVEDLVDSLELAMTMWLMTYVGAVFNGITLLILADLLAFTLPPLYEKYEVQINRYMGLVRRQTKELVAKIQAKLPGLAKKKPE
- the RTN3 gene encoding reticulon-3 isoform X1 — its product is MADSAAQFSLVSSTSSTTSVSSCSSSSARPQLGGCTGGGSMSCAAVRDLLFWRDVRKSAVAFGASLVLLLSLATLSAVTVVAHVALALLSVTISLRVYKAVVQALQKSEEGHPFRAYLDLDVTLSPETFQAHAAVVAQHLNQGLQLLIRLFLVEDLVDSLELAMTMWLMTYVGAVFNGITLLILADLLAFTLPPLYEKYEVQINRYMGLVRRQTKELVAKIQAKLPGLAKKKPE